In a single window of the Cucumis melo cultivar AY chromosome 11, USDA_Cmelo_AY_1.0, whole genome shotgun sequence genome:
- the LOC103495936 gene encoding cyclin-U1-1, with protein sequence MLTGNDFAAPGRAEGDNAAEPTPRVLIILAFVLDRLVARNDRLLNELTQQLEELGCCSSSSNHLGNSFNAFHGVRAPTISILKYLERIYKYTNCSPSCLVVGFVYIDRLIHRHPDSLVISLNVHRLLVTSVMVASKMLDDVHYNNAFYARVGGVSKGELNKLELEMLFLLDFGVTVSSRAFETYCCHLEKEMLLNGNGEMQRVERPLVMPTNTLDDVLEISVDDTLLVSSSPP encoded by the exons ATGTTAACAGGCAACGACTTCGCAGCTCCGGGGCGAGCCGAGGGCGATAATGCAGCCGAGCCAACCCCAAGAGTACTCATCATATTAGCCTTCGTCCTTGACCGGCTGGTGGCTCGTAACGACCGCCTCTTAAATGAGCTAACCCAACAGCTTGAAGAGTTGGGCTGCTGCAGCTCTTCCTCTAACCATTTAGGAAACAGCTTCAATGCGTTCCATGGAGTCCGAGCCCCAACCATCTCTATATTGAAGTACTTGGAGAGAATTTACAAATACACCAATTGTAGCCCTTCTTGTCTCGTGGTTGGATTTGTATACATAGATAGATTGATCCATCGACACCCCGACTCCCTTGTCATCTCCTTGAATGTTCATCGCCTTCTCGTCACAAGTGTCATGGTTGCATCTAAGATGCTTGACGACGT GCACTATAACAACGCATTTTATGCCCGAGTGGGCGGGGTGAGCAAAGGAGAGTTGAATAAGCTGGAATTAGAGATGCTTTTTTTGTTGGATTTTGGAGTGACAGTTAGTTCGAGGGCTTTTGAAACTTATTGTTGCCATTTGGAGAAAGAGATGTTGTTGAATGGCAATGGGGAGATGCAAAGAGTAGAAAGACCCTTGGTTATGCCTACTAATACTTTGGATGACGTGTTGGAAATTTCTGTGGACGACACTCTTCTTGTTTCTTCTTCACCACCTTAA
- the LOC107991438 gene encoding uncharacterized protein LOC107991438, which yields MKANPLTILNFPLLSIIATSRRCSVTGFLENLLMELPLNDPAVKPNGVADCLLMVTFESVDKSKRKLERERERDFKLSKEEEDFRRNPPSSLRRQSPSSGLHIRPSPLAENGYHSIQEVFIWYLLLQRPFGFCSSEAMDPTASKLTTSSKGKRYKGISTKHPYKKPVTVKEEVLEFSSPQSARPSVSSSVPKSSSRPKLRVSVETVVLDSDSSDSDDNVILSTLLHRTRSACSNQTTSPAKPQASGGVSPKVASPQPSEHTKYSGTPSSQASPKTAPPCEVDDEDDDSDDEDYAPGMEEKTEAEATSTSTENQSASLEKDPSDHRSTEEPELIRNARLLRTVSEVGPFYPRLIRELIVNLPSDFNDPSADEYQKVHIRGVCFNVSPELLNSYLGIILPADYAVSYPTPERLAKELTGGTVPVWLVDGQLPIASLTVKYSILHRIGITNWILSMHASTISTSLGHFVYLVGIGVKVNVGEFIFNHLLRHVDTFAIHILICFPRILSGFILAQQSTILTPLDIVGSAPRVIPLSMRLFQGAHFPDVAAEFDNAPGKTSTLSVSLANRLLQALIAESRALTRQISELTDCCTVLDAVIRDLRRAASGTTPLPSD from the exons ATGAAGGCAAACCCTCTAACCATCTTAAACTTCCCTCTACTGTCGATAATTGCCACCTCGCGTCGGTGCTCTGTCACTGGATTCCTAGAAAACTTGTTGATGGAGCTGCCACTGAACGACCCCGCTGTGAAACCGAATGGAGTCGCTGATTGCTTGCTTATGGTTACGTTTGA ATCTGTTGACAAATCTAAAAGGAAgctggagagagagagagagagagatttcaAACTTtcgaaagaggaagaagatttTCGTCGCAATCCACCATCTAGTCTTCGCCGTCAATCTCCGTCGTCTGGTCTTCACATTCGCCCGTCGCCCCTTGCTGAG AATGGTTACCACTCGATTCAAGAAGTATTCATCTGGTATCTCCTCCTCCAAAGACCCTTCGGCTTCTGCAGTTCAGAAGCAATGGATCCCACAGCTTCGAAGTTGACAACTTCCTCGAAAGGGAAACGGTACAAAGGAATTTCGACTAAGCATCCGTATAAGAAG CCAGTTACAGTTAAGGAAGAAGTTCTTGAGTTCTCCTCACCCCAGAGTGCTCGTCCTTCTGTATCTTCGTCAGTTCCAAAGTCATCCTCGAGGCCTAAATTGAGGGTTTCTGTGGAAACTGTGGTATTAGACTCTGACTCATCAGACAGTGACGACAATGTGATCCTATCTACTCTTCTTCACCGTACAAGAAGCGCATGTAGCAATCAAACTACCTCTCCTGCAAAACCTCAGGCAAGTGGTGGTGTGTCTCCTAAGGTAGCGTCGCCTCAACCTAGTGAGCATACTAAGTACTCCGGCACTCCATCATCCCAGGCCTCTCCCAAGACGGCTCCGCCCTGTGAAGTGGATGATGAGGATGATGATTCTGATGATGAAGACTATGCTCCAGGGATGGAAGAAAAGACAGAGGCGGAAGCCACGTCCACATCGACTGAAAACCAGAGTGCATCGCTTGAAAAGGATCCATCTGATCACCGATCAACTGAAGAACCGG AACTGATACGCAATGCCAGACTTCTTCGTACTGTCTCTGAGGTTGGTCCGTTTTATCCGCGACTCATAAGGGAGCTGATTGTGAATTTACCCTCAGACTTCAATGATCCAAGTGCCGACGAGTATCAAAAGGTACATATTCGTGGTGTGTGCTTCAACGTGTCTCCTGAGCTTTTGAACTCTTATCTGGGTATCATTCTGCCTGCTGACTATGCGGTTTCATATCCCACTCCTGAACGACTAGCTAAGGAACTTACCGGTGGAACAGTCCCAGTATGGCTAGTTGATGGGCAGTTACCAATTGCCTCCCTGACGGTTAAGTATTCAATTCTTCATCGAATTGGGATCACTAATTGGATTCTGTCTATGCATGCCTCCACTATTTCGACATCGCTGGGTCACTTTGTCTACCTTGTGGGCATTGGGGTAAAAGTGAACGTTGGAGAATTCATCTTCAATCATCTTCTGCGGCATGTCGATACATTTGCCATCCACATTCTAATATGCTTCCCGCGAATTTTGAGTGGCTTTATTCTGGCTCAGCAGTCGACCATTCTGACTCCTCTGGATATTGTAGGTTCAGCACCTCGGGTTATACCACTTAGTATGCGCCTGTTTCAAGGGGCTCACTTTCCTGATGTTGCTGCTGAGTTTGACAATGCTCCAGGCAAAACCAGTACTCTCTCTGTGTCACTTGCCAatcggctgctgcaagctcttATTGCTGAATCTCGTGCTCTGACCCGTCAAATAAGTGAATTAACCGATTGCTGCACTGTATTAGATGCTGTCATCCGTGACCTTCGACGTGCAGCTTCTGGAACTACCCCTCTTCCGTCTGATTAA
- the LOC103495938 gene encoding peroxisome biogenesis protein 22 codes for MAEASSKDDLLQLIKRFGAYLTLKMSNFFPISLQNLDSRSVGAIAGFAVAIIFTWRLLRSSNGHQRQQPKRQMPAPSSSTSNVGLNSNEQSIPSGVCSSSEDLRAHNVVDEFFQPVKPTLGQIVRQKLSEGRKVTCRLLGIILEEYSPEDLQKRATVRSSVLEVLLEITKYCDLYLMETVLDDESEKRVLSALEDAGVFTSGGLVKDKVLFCSTENGRTSFVRQLEPDWHIDSNPEIITQLARFIKYQLHVAPIRHERSASNVFSSPSLEQFFGNI; via the exons ATGGCCGAAGCTTCCTCCAAAGACGACCTACTTCAGCTGATCAAGCGCTTTGGGGCTTATCTCACTCTCAAGATGTCCAATTTCTTCCCGATCTCTCTCCAGAATCTG GATTCACGATCTGTTGGGGCTATTGCTGGATTTGCTGTTGCAATAATTTTCACATGGAGACTGTTGAGATCCTCTAATGGACATCAGAGACAACAACCGAAAAGGCAAATGCCTGCACCAAGTAGTTCTACTTCTAATGTTGGGTTAAATTCAAATGAACAATCGATACCTTCTGGAGTCTGTTCATCTTCAGAGGATTTAAGAGCACACAATGTTGTTGACGAATTCTTCCAGCCAGTCAAG CCAACTCTGGGTCAGATCGTGAGGCAAAAATTGAGTGAAGGAAGAAAG GTTACATGTCGTTTACTTGGAATAATTCTAGAGGAATACAGTCCAGAGGATCTGCAG AAAAGAGCCACTGTGAGGTCCTCGGTATTGGAAGTACTGTTGGAGATAACAAAATATTGTGATCTTTATCTTATGGAAACGGTGCTGGATGATGAGAGCGAA AAAAGAGTCCTTTCAGCACTCGAAGATGCAGGAGTTTTCACATCCGGTGGTCTGGTCAAGGACAAG GTTCTCTTCTGTAGCACCGAGAATGGGCGAACATCTTTTGTGCGTCAACTGGAACCCGATTGGCATATAGATTCCAATCCTGAAATCATTACTCAGTTAGCT AGGTTCATCAAATATCAACTTCATGTGGCTCCAATCCGACACGAACGGTCTGCTTCTAACGTTTTCAGCTCTCCATCCTTGGAACAGTTCTTTGGAAACATTTAA
- the LOC103495940 gene encoding histone-lysine N-methyltransferase ATXR2, which produces MASVCPIDSKYPNEISALLSPPSPHQVQEYFDQLVWTRQCRGLRVKQNGAFGKGVFADAVFREGDLVLKDQMLVGSQHTSNKMDCLVCSFCFRFVGSIELQIGRKLYFQDLGVSTNHQCDMEPSSPISEDCMETESDDGQEIELENNESMGACSSSTSKGADLPKGLVESLMNGGLSLPHSNEFAMPPAIPCPGGCGEAFYCSKSCAEADWEVFHSLLCTGGKTEPSRREAMLKFIQHANDTNDIFLLAAKAISSTILKYKKLKLASSGQQTKYGTCPILNNADLSILLEAWKPISMGHKRRWWDCIALPDDVEPSNEVAFRMQIREMAFMSLQLLKEAIFDVGCEPLFSLEIYGHIIGMFELNNLDLVVASPVEDYFLYIDELSSPHKERAEEITRPLLDALGDSYSICCQGTAFFPLQSCMNHSCYPNAKAFKREEDRDGQATIIAVRPIHPGEEVTISYIDEDLPFGQRRALLADYGFECRCPKCLQEHP; this is translated from the exons ATGGCCTCCGTTTGCCCAATTGATTCAAAGTACCCCAATGAAATCTCTGCTCTCCTTTCTCCTCCTTCACCTCACCAAGTTCAG GAATATTTTGATCAGCTTGTATGGACAAGGCAGTGTCGTGGTCTTCGAGTGAAGCAGAATGGAGCTTTTGGAAAGG GTGTCTTTGCTGATGCTGTTTTCAGAGAAGGGGACCTTGTCCTGAAGGACCAAATGCTCGTGGGATCTCAGCATACGTCAAATAAG ATGGACTGTCTGGTGTGCAGCTTTTGTTTTCGCTTTGTTGGATCTATAGAACTTCAAATTGGAAGGAAGTTATATTTTCAAGATCTTGGAGTGTCTACTAATCATCAATGTGACATGGAGCCTTCATCACCCATATCAGAAGATTGCATGGAAACTGAATCAGATGATGGCCAGGAGATTGAATTAGAAAATAATGAAAGCATGGGAGCATGTTCTTCCAGCACTTCTAAAGGCGCAGATTTACCCAAAGGGCTTGTGGAATCATTGATGAACGGTGGCCTATCATTGCCTCACTCCAATGAGTTTGCGATGCCTCCAGCCATTCCTTGTCCTGGGGGATGTGGTGAGGCCTTCTACTGCAG TAAATCGTGTGCAGAAGCTGATTGGGAAGTATTCCATTCGTTACTTTGTACTGGAGGAAAAACTGAACCTTCACGCAGGGAGGCAATGCTAAAATTTATACAACACGCCAATG ACACAAACGACATATTCCTCCTTGCTGCAAAG GCAATTTCTTCCACTATTTTGAAGTATAAGAAGTTAAAGCTGGCTTCTTCTGGACAACAAACGAAATATGGCACATGCCCTATTCTCAATAATGCTGATCTGTCCATTCTTTTGGAGGCATGGAAGCCAATCTCGATGGGACATAAAAGAAG GTGGTGGGACTGTATTGCACTGCCGGATGATGTCGAACCGTCCAACGAAGTTGCCTTCCGGATGCAAATAAGAGAGATGGCTTTCATG TCATTGCAGCTACTCAAGGAAGCAATTTTTGACGTTGGATGTGAACCTT TATTCTCCCTTGAAATCTATGGCCATATAATTGGCATGTTTGAGCTAAATAATCT TGATTTGGTTGTAGCATCACCGGTTGAGGATTACTTCTTGTATATTGACGAACTTTCATCTCCTCACAAG GAAAGAGCTGAGGAAATTACCCGACCCCTTTTGGATGCTCTCGGCGATAGCTATTCAATTTGTTGTCAAG GTACAGCCTTTTTCCCCTTACAGAGTTGTATGAATCATTCTTGCTATCCAAATGCTAAAGCGTTCAAAAGAGAGGAG GATAGAGATGGACAAGCAACCATAATTGCAGTCAGGCCCATCCACCCAGGGGAAGAG GTCACAATTTCATATATAGACGAAGATCTACCGTTTGGTCAGAGACGAGCATTACTTGCAGATTATGGGTTCGAATGCAGATGCCCCAAGTGCTTACAAGAGCATCCTTAG